In the genome of Danio rerio strain Tuebingen ecotype United States chromosome 23, GRCz12tu, whole genome shotgun sequence, one region contains:
- the cbx5 gene encoding chromobox protein homolog 5 isoform X1, with protein MGKKSQNREDDEAASSDEEEYVVEKVLDRRVVKGRVEYFLKWKGFTEKHNTWEPEKNLDCPELISEFMKTYKKGNSASPPSSKSSSTGPSSARPKDSSGSSSTSKRKNSEEENGSSSKPKKKKEDEILVARGFERGLEPEKIIGATDSCGDLMFLMKWKDSDEADLVLAKEANHKCPQIVIAFYEERLTWHEDGDKKEKSATAV; from the exons ATGGGAAAGAAGAGCCAGAACCGTGAAGATGATGAAGCTGCTTCCTCAGATGAGGAAGAGTACGTTGTGGAGAAGGTCTTGGACAGGAGAGTTGTGAAGGGGCGTGTGGAGTATTTCCTCAAATGGAAAGGCTTTACAGA GAAACACAACACATGGGAACCAGAGAAGAACCTGGACTGTCCAGAGCTCATCTCTGAGTTCATGAAGACCTACAAAAAAGGAAACAGTGCAAGCCCACCAAGCAGCAAGTCCTCCAGTACAGGCCCCTCTTCAGCCCGTCCCAAAGACAGCAGTGGCAGCAGCAGCACCAGCAAGAGGAAAAACTCTGAGGAAGAGAACGGGAGCAGCAGCAAACCCAAGAAGAAAAAGGAG gATGAGATCCTTGTAGCGAGAGGGTTTGAGCGAGGCCTGGAGCCTGAGAAGATTATTGGAGCAACAGACTCCTGTGGAGACCTTATGTTCCTTATGAAGTG GAAGGACTCTGACGAGGCAGACCTTGTGCTTGCAAAAGAAGCCAATCACAAGTGCCCACAGATTGTCATTGCCTTCTACGAGGAGCGTCTGACCTGGCATGAAGACGGAGACAAGAAGGAGAAGAGTGCCACAGCGGTGTAA
- the hnrnpa1b gene encoding heterogeneous nuclear ribonucleoprotein A1b (The RefSeq protein has 2 substitutions, 2 non-frameshifting indels compared to this genomic sequence) — protein sequence MSKEGQPREPEQLRKLFIGGLSFETTDDSLRAHFEQWGTLTDCVVMKDPNTKRSRGFGFVTYSSVDEVNASMDARPHKVDGRLVEPKRAVSREDSSKPFAHTTVKKIFVGGIKDDTEENHLRDYFDQFGKIEVVEIMVDHKTGNKRGFAFVTFDDHDSVDRIVIQKYHTVNGHNCEVRKALSKQEMANTGRGGGGGGGGGGGNFNRYGNNGGYNNDFGGGGGGGNRDGYFGRGGRGNNFGGGGGGGGYGGGGDCYNNNNGFGGGGYGGGGGNGGGSPGNYGGNRGYGGGGGGGHGYGNQGGGYGGGNSGGGGGGYNNYNNGNGNFGGGNFGGGGGGGGNSGGGGNYNDFGNYNSQQSNYGPMKGNFGGGGRNSGPYGGGYGGGSSGSGGGGSGYGGGSGGRRF from the exons ATGTCCAAAGAG GGCCAGCCACGTGAGCCAGAGCAGCTGCGGAAGCTCTTCATTGGAGGGCTCAGCTTTGAAACCACAGATGATAGTTTAAGGGCACACTTTGAACAATGGGGCACCTTAACAGATTGTGTG GTGATGAAAGATCCAAACACAAAGCGCTCCAGGGGCTTTGGGTTTGTTACTTACTCCAGTGTGGATGAAGTCAATGCCTCTATGGATGCACGTCCTCACAAGGTCGATGGTAGACTTGTAGAGCCCAAACGAGCCGTGTCTAGAGAG GATTCCAGCAAACCATTTGCTCACACAACTGTGAAGAAGATTTTCGTGGGAGGCATCAAGGATGATACAGAGGAGAACCATCTACGCGACTACTTCGATCAGTTTGGAAAGATTGAGGTTGTTGAGATAATGGTTGACCACAAGACCGGAAATAAAAGAGGCTTTGCCTTCGTCACATTTGATGACCATGACTCTGTTGACCGTATCGTCA TTCAAAAGTACCACACTGTGAATGGACACAACTGTGAAGTCCGAAAAGCTCTTTCAAAACAAGAAATGGCAAACACTG GtcgtggtggtggtggtggaggcGGCGGCGATAGAGGAAACTTCAACCGATATGGCAATAATGGTGGCTACAATAATGACTTTGGAGGTGGCGGCGGAGGTGGCAACCGTGATGGATATTTTGGAAGAG GAGGAAGAGGAAATAACTTtggaggtggtggtggtggcGGCGGTGGCTATGGAGGAGGCGGTGActgctacaacaacaacaatggaTTTGGAGGAG GTGGCTACGGCGGTGGTGGCGGCAATGGTGGTGGCAGTCCTGGCAACTATGGAGGCAACCGTGGATATGGAGGAGGTGGTGGAGGAGGACATGGTTATGGCAACCAGGGGGGAGGTTATGGTGGAGGCAACAGTGGTGGCGGCGGTGGTGGCTATAATAACTACAACAATGGCAATGGAAACTTTGGAGGTG GTAACTTtggaggtggtggtggtggcGGCAACAGTGGAGGAGGTGGAAACTACAACGACTTCGGCAACTATAATAGCCAGCAGTCCAACTATGGTCCCATGAAAGGGAACTTTGGAGGCGGTGGAAGAAACAGTGGCCCATATGGTG GTGGCTATGGAGGTGGATCTAGTGGTAGTGGAGGAGGCGGCAGTGGTTATGGAGGTGGCTCTGGCGGTAGACGGTTTTAA
- the nfe2 gene encoding transcription factor NF-E2 45 kDa subunit (The RefSeq protein has 4 substitutions compared to this genomic sequence) — protein sequence MDLAWQELMAITELQEFEEPNENPFEAIPYLSMEPMVSQGGFGMNQPQPESIPATCDAHPSGVYESAYPEMMPPYPHMDMHYGLPGGHGSSRMLANTQGFHPPLMSLLEHMNMTTRGHGIAKDGIINFHSTGQIKQVCTDDLESDSGLSLGSSPPLASPENAVHGVPAYLPTDISTGYAESESIGEQCRLRPNLHGAVDYQQSYSSYPGASFPASANMPSSNLHTYSPVASIKQPVLPTALHDLQLNSSRVGSYQSPYPKCKSSSVPVPLSRDERRALALKIPFSLEKIVNLPVDDFNELLTQFTLTDAQLALVRDIRRRGKNKVAAQNCRKRKLENIVHLESELGQLRAQREHLARERLEFQQNIAIIKCRLSDLHTQVFSQLHDEEGHPYSVDEYSLQQTNDGNIYLVPRNAALAGE from the coding sequence TCCTTTCGAAGCAATTCCATACCTCTCCATGGAGCCCATGGTATCTCAAGGGGGGTTCGGGATGAATCAGCCACAGCCTGAATCCATTCCAGCCACTTGTGATGCCCATCCTTCTGGTGTATATGAAAGCGCATACCCGGAAATGATGCCACCCTATCCACACATGGATATGCACTACGGTCTTGCTGGTGGCCACGGTTCTTCCAGAATGCTTGCAAATACACAAGGTTTTCACCCACCTCTTATGAGCCTTTTGGAGCACATGAACATGACTACACGTGGTCATGGGATTGTGAAAGATGGTATTATTAATTTTCACTCTACAGGACAAATCAAACAAGTTTGTACAGATGATCTGGAGTCAGATTCTGGTTTGTCGCTTGGTTCGAGTCCGCCGCTCGCTTCTCCTGAGAACGCAGTACATGGAGTTCCTGCATATTTGCCTACTGATATTTCTACAGGCTAtgctgaaagtgaaagtattggGGAACAATGTCGCCTACGACCTAATCTGCATGGGGCTGTTGACTACCAGCAGTCATACAGCTCATATCCTGGAGCTTCTTTTCCAACATCTGCAAACATGCCATCTAGCAACCTGCACACTTACAGTCCGGTGGCATCAATAAAGCAACCAGTTTTGCCCACAGCCTTGCATGATCTACAGCTAAATAGCTCAAGAGTAGGTTCATATCAGTCCCCATACCCAAAGTGTAAATCCAGCAGTGTTCCTGTACCCCTCAGCAGAGATGAACGGCGAGCCCTCGCTCTTAAAATCCCATTCTCACTGGAAAAGATTGTGAACCTACCAGTGGATGACTTCAATGAGCTCTTGACCCAATTCACACTGAACGATGCTCAGCTGGCACTTGTAAGGGATATTCGCAGAAGAGGAAAGAACAAAGTTGCGGCTCAGAACTGTCGTAAACGGAAGTTGGAGAATATTGTGCATTTAGAAAGTGAGCTGGGACAGCTCCGAGCCCAAAGAGAACATTTAGCCAGAGAGAGACTGGAGTTTCAGCAAAACATAGCCATCATCAAATGTCGGCTCTCAGATCTTCACACCCAAGTGTTTTCCCAGCTGCATGATGAGGAGGGACATCCATATTCAGTTGATGAATATTCACTACAGCAAACGAATGATGGCAACATTTACTTGGTGCCACGGAATGCAGCACTGGCTGGTGAATGA